agagctaatagttcaattctgcagacacaaatagtaaatacatacacacacaaacatacacacagacgggAGACAACGACAGCAACGTACTCCACCAGCGACAGCTGCATACTGTGGGCCGTGTCCAGCGTGTCGTCGCCTGACCCAACCTTTACAACAATGATCGCATGCACCGTGGTGGTCCAGGGCTGGCGTGCATGCACCGTGGTGGTCCAGGGCTGACGTGTATGCCCCGTGGTGGTCCAGGGCTGATGTGTATGCCCCGTGGTGGTCCAGGGCTGACGTGTATGCCCCGTGGTGGTCCAGGGCTGATGTGTATGCCCCGTGGTGGTCCAGGGCTGACGTGCATGCACCGTGGTGGTCCAGGGCTGACGTGCATGCACCACGGTGGTCCAGGGCTGGCGTGCATGCACCGCGGTTGTCCAGGGCTGGCGTGCATGCACCGTGGTGGTCCAGGGCTGACGTGCATGCACCACGGTGGTCCAGGGCTGGCGTGCATGCACCGTGGTGGTCCAGGGCTGACGTGTATGCCCCGTGGTGGTCCAGGGCTGATGTGTATGCCCCGTGGTGGTCCAGGGCTGACGTGCATGCCCCGTGGTGGTCCAGGGCTGACGTGCATGCACCGTGGTGGTCCAGGGCTGATGTGCATGCCCCGTGGTGGTCCAGGGCTGACGTGCATGCACCGTGGTGGTTCAGGGCTGATGTGCATGTCCCGTGGTGGTCCAGGGCTGACGTGCATGCACCGTGGTGGTCCAGGGCTGATGTGCATGCCCCGTGGTGGTCCAGGGCTGACGTGCATGCACCGTGGTGGTTCAGGGCTGATGTGTATGCCCCGTGGTGGTCCAGGGCTGACGTGCATGCCCCGTGGTGGTCCAGGGCTGACGTGCATGCACCGTGGTGGTCCAGGGCTGATGTGCATGCCCCGTGGTGGTCCAGGGCTGACGTGCATGCACCGTGGTGGTTCAGGGCTGATGTGCATGCCCCGTGGTGGTCCAGGGCTGACGTGCATGCACCGTGGTGGTTCAGGGCTGATGTGCATGTCCCGTGGTGGTCCAGGGCTGACGTGCATGCACCGTGGTGGTCCAGGGCTGATGTGCATGCCCCGTGGTGGTCCAGGGCTGACGTGCATGCACCGTGGTGGTTCAGGGCTGATGTGCATGTCCCGTGGTGGTCCAGGGCTGACGTGCATGCCCCGTGGTGGTCCAGGGCTGATGTGCATGCCCCGTGGTGGTCCAGGGCTGATGTGCATACCCCGCGGTTGTCCAGAGCTGATGTGTATGCCCCGTGGTGGTCCAGAGCTGACGTGCATGCCCCGTGGTGGTCCAGGGCTGACGTGCATGCACCGTGGTGGTGCAGGGCTGATGTGCATGCCCCGCGGTTGTCCAGAGCTGATGTGTATGCCCCGTGGTGGTCCAGGGCTGATGTGTATGCCCCGCGGTGGTCCAGGGCTGGCGTGCATGCACCGTGGTGGTGCAGGGCTGATGTGCATGCCCCGCGGTTGTCCAGAGCTGATGTGTATGCCCCGCGGTGGTCCAGGGCTGGCGTGCATGCACCGTGGTGGTGCAGGGCTGATATGCATGCCCCGCGGTTGTCCAGAGCTGATGTGTATGCCCCGTGGTGGTCCAGGGCTGATGTGTATGCCCCGTGGTGGTCCAGGGCTGGCGTGCATGCACCGTGGTGGTCTAGGGATGATGTGTATGCCCCGCGGTTCTCCAGAGCTGATGTGTATGCCCCGTGGTGGTCCAGGGCTGATGTGTATGCCTCGTGGTGGTCCAGGGCTGGCGTGCATGCACCGTGGTGGTCTAGGGCTAATGTGCATGTCCCGTGATGGCCCAGGAATGTTGTTCATTCTCCATAGTGATTCAGAACTGTTATCCGTGTCCCACGTGGTCCAGGAGTCCAGATTGGTTCGTAGAAATACCCCTAAACCTCTAAAAACTCCATAAATATTTAAGAAATATAACTTATGATTTTAATGTTAGTGATGTAAAATGAATGGATGTGTAACGTTAAATAGTGTTACTTTTACTCTGAATTATTCAAATTTTATGACGAAATAAGGTCAATTGGTCAGAAAATATTGCATTTCTTCAATATTTACATAATCCTAAGAAGTTTTGCCTTGATTTTGGTAATTCTGCGAAGCCTTAAGTCTTTTAAGCCCATGTTCCCGACACTAACCAATACATTATAATATTTACCGGAATTTACCTTAGATTCTTGGAAGCTACTATTTCCCTAGTAACCTCGACGAAGAcatgaagccggcggcttgttaaaggtctCCCCATTGTTTTTCTGGCTTTTTTTTCTACACGAATTTTAAACTGAAATAATGTCTTTGTGTTTACGACTTTaatgggtaggcggttccattgaTTTATGATCTATTGGCGAAAAAAACATTTACCGTTTTCTGTCCTACACGAGAGAAAAAATGAGATTGAACCCGGGATCCTCAGTCGAGTCAAGAACGTAGACTGTACTACcgaggcttatcaacctctggaaggttattaagatcTATATCAATCTCTAGAGGAGTTATTAAGGTCTGTTTCAATCggattatcaacctctggagggctattaaggcccatcaatctctaagagggttattaaggcctatcatcctctgaagggttattaaggcctatcaccctctggagggttatcttgaggttatcttgagatgatttcggggctttagtgtccccgcggcccggtcctcgaccaggcctccacccccaggaagcagcccgtgacagctgactaacacccaggtacctatttactgctaggtaacaggggcattcagggtgaaagaaactttgcccattgtttctgcctcgtgcgggaatcgaacccgcgccacagaattacgagtcctgcgcgctatccaccaggctacaagacCCTTCTGGgtaattaaggtctatcaacctctggagggttattaaggcctatcacctTCTGGAGGATTAtttaggtctatcaacctctggagggttattaaggacaccacaatagcttactgagcAACCAGAGCTTAGTGTACATACTCAAGAGAAGCCGGGTACACCTCTCGGCAAGATGAGCTATGAGCTGTCATGAGCAGTGAAGAGATTTTGATAGACCCATAGTTATAGTCAAAGTTTATTTCATGAATTGCATATTTTTCATATGCTGTAATTTAAGACTATTAATTGGGTGCAAACTACGCAACATTTTCAAAGGGTAAATTAACAGAAATATTAAGTAAAAGCAGAAACATGTTATTACATTATAAGCTGGTATGCACTTCTTAACAACAGTCCTTACCATGTTCAAAGGtattgaaaaaatatattcaGCTGGTCGCTTGGAAAATTTTCAAACTAATCTACATCTCCCTAACCAAGTGCAAGGCTGTCCATGTGGTCACCCGACCAGCAACAAGCCAGACCCAACAGTGTTGAGCCACATGATGCACATCTTTTAATTTTCCCAAATCCTTCCTTCAGAAATCCAAATGCTGTTAAATGTTTCTAATTTCCCATTATCTCAACTTTAGGCATGCTGCTTCCCATCAGTGCTAAGGTTAGTCAAGTCACAGCCCAAAGGTCCCAGGTTCAATTCCTGCAGCAGGGCAGATGTTTCAGCagcgtttcctttcatctgatgcctctgtttacttAGCAATAAATacagtaattaattatcaaaagaaggcaccaaaccgggaaggctatgtagcaccatcaaatatgcagaataatcaaatagcactaaatatcaccaaggatgccaatatgagaacagaaatgcataaggcaaacgatatcaaaagtatccgattcaccaagaagtcCATCAAGGGACGAGTGACCGCGAAGGATGGTCGGAatgcaagacacgctcgtcctggaagtcaggacattcaacaaggatatgcacgactgtaagagggacaatgcaatttgaacaataaggagctgggcggcgctccattaagtgaccgtgagttaagcgagtatggccaagacgcaaccttgctagagccgtttcccaccaccggttacgatggcaggaggaaggccacgggggacacaacatttaagagtacgcagtttgttaccaacaacagaagaccaacaaccctgccaatggggcaaggatggaggaatgaataaccgggtaaaagtcggaataaggaataccttgacgggagatgggacaagcggATAACTTCCcgagcggcagcatccacacacttatttaaagaaacaccaacatggctgggaacccagcaaaactctacggatttaaatttactggagataagaaacagccaatgttgaatctcgaaatAAATACAGTAGATactaggagttaggcaactgttgtgagttgcatcctggggaatgtTAGTCGAGTTCAACTAGGGGGGGGGGCCTCGATAACCCTAAGTACATGCTGCCTCTTCCCAACAAATCAGAATTGGGAATTattaaaacaaatgaaataaagcTCCTTTTATTCATTATGTTGACAAATTCTCAAAAAATGCAACAAGTATAAAATGGAACACACAGATGAATAGGCATGATGAAAATGAGGCAGAATGATACAAGAGGAACGATGAGCGCACATTCTACACAATACACACCTTCCATTCAATGTTTGGATCTGATAGTACAAAACACTACATAAACATCTGCTATGGTGTGACTATATCTCTACTATGAAATACTGTATACTTCATTCATTATCAACATAATTTTGAGCAGTCATGGATTCTTTTGATCAATGTATATTGGTCAGTGTTAATTAAAAAACATGACTTTttcaaataaaaacaaaacatTTAATAAAACTTACTCACATTTGAGCATATTTACACATTTTTAAATAGTGAATTAACAAGTATAGTATATACACCACAGATAAAATTAAAATATCTGTTCAATGGGATTTGGCCCATGCATCACTAGCAGAATTATAGATAATCTCCATCAAATATGTCAATAATATATAAACAAGAAGCACCTGAAAGGGTCAAGTTTGGAGGGACAATATATGTATTTGTTTATGTATATAATGTATTTAGCATGACTGATACCAGACCTTTATGGACACTGATACTATATGGTATGTGGCTGTCATTTCACAATTACAGTAATTAATTTTAGCAAGGAATACAGTTTTTGTTTTACATGAAGCATTTATAAGTTATTACCATTCGACTCCTAGGACAAAATTTAAATTTCTTAAATAGAAGAACTTTTCAACTCTCAACATTTCTTTATAttcaaaggaacaacaattcattTTAAAGAATACAGTACATTCATGCACTATGTTCATAACGCATTCTCAAGTAGTATCAGGTCGAATACCTAGCTTGGTCAATATTCATCATATAATTCCTGACATTATGCTATTAAGATGAAAATATAAAGGCTTAGAAACacatttaatgacttaggtaaaaTGTGTCACGTGTCTACAACAACAAAAATTCAATAGGCTAATTGTCCAGTAATCGATAAAAAGATTTGAGTCTCATTCAAAAAATTAATGCACCGGTTTGATTTATTATGTGAGCCAATTAGAAACAGTAATTTAATTGCATTACATAAGCCAAATCAAGTACTATACCAATCAAAAGGACACATTTCACAACAAAATATTGTCTTCTCTTTATGACACAGGATGTCTTTATAATTAACTATACTTATGTTATATCCAGGGTTGAGAATACTGCCATCTTCTTTGAGTCCCAATTAAGCTGATAGGAGGCCATCATATGACGACAGGCATATGACTAGCATACAACTAGTGACTGGAAAACAGGGATCAGCACATAGCTGATAACTGTCACAGCTATTTAATAGAACACCAGTGATGACCAAAAACAAAGCATATTACTCTAATGCTCGAATTTCTTAATACATGTTCCTCAAAGCTTCATATCGCATAACCTTACACATTTAAAAGTTTTTTATAGATATGTAATGATACTTTCTGAAAGTTTTACATTTCAAGGGCTGGGCAAAATCAGCTGCAACAGTTTGGCTTTAGTTTTTATTTTGCTTTTCTTTGTACTAATTTATGTAATTGCATTATCATTCA
This DNA window, taken from Procambarus clarkii isolate CNS0578487 chromosome 40, FALCON_Pclarkii_2.0, whole genome shotgun sequence, encodes the following:
- the LOC138372807 gene encoding collagen alpha-1(III) chain-like, which translates into the protein MHRGGPGLACMHRGGPGLTCMPRGGPGLMCMPRGGPGLTCMPRGGPGLMCMPRGGPGLTCMHRGGPGLTCMHHGGPGLACMHRGCPGLACMHRGGPGLTCMHHGGPGLACMHRGGPGLTCMPRGGPGLMCMPRGGPGLTCMPRGGPGLTCMHRGGPGLMCMPRGGPGLTCMHRGGSGLMCMSRGGPGLTCMHRGGPGLMCMPRGGPGLTCMHRGGSGLMCMPRGGPGLTCMPRGGPGLTCMHRGGPGLMCMPRGGPGLTCMHRGGSGLMCMPRGGPGLTCMHRGGSGLMCMSRGGPGLTCMHRGGPGLMCMPRGGPGLTCMHRGGSGLMCMSRGGPGLTCMPRGGPGLMCMPRGGPGLMCIPRGCPELMCMPRGGPELTCMPRGGPGLTCMHRGGAGLMCMPRGCPELMCMPRGGPGLMCMPRGGPGLACMHRGGAGLMCMPRGCPELMCMPRGGPGLACMHRGGAGLICMPRGCPELMCMPRGGPGLMCMPRGGPGLACMHRGGLGMMCMPRGSPELMCMPRGGPGLMCMPRGGPGLACMHRGGLGLMCMSRDGPGMLFILHSDSELLSVSHVVQESRLVRRNTPKPLKTP